A DNA window from Candidatus Methylomirabilota bacterium contains the following coding sequences:
- the rplD gene encoding 50S ribosomal protein L4 produces MPSVPILDGKGKSQTLDLSDAVFGATPRVPLLHQAVVKELAARRAGTHSTRGRSQVSGGGRKPWKQKGTGRARQGSIRATQWKGGGKPFGPRPRKYDKLMPSAMRRAALREALAAKLGDGSLSVIESLGVAEAKTKTLTTRLRGLGIDGQPTLLVVAEVNDALTRASRNVPWLSVELPGHASVYQVIRSERVVFEKAALLTLQETLEP; encoded by the coding sequence GTGCCCATCCTCGACGGCAAGGGGAAGTCGCAGACGCTCGATCTGTCCGACGCGGTGTTCGGCGCCACGCCCCGGGTCCCGCTCCTGCACCAGGCGGTGGTGAAAGAGCTCGCGGCGCGCCGGGCGGGCACGCACTCGACCCGCGGGCGCAGCCAGGTCTCCGGCGGAGGCCGCAAGCCCTGGAAGCAGAAGGGTACCGGCCGGGCGCGGCAAGGCTCGATCCGGGCGACCCAGTGGAAGGGCGGCGGCAAGCCGTTCGGTCCCCGCCCGCGGAAGTACGACAAGCTGATGCCCTCGGCGATGCGCCGCGCCGCGCTCCGCGAGGCGCTGGCCGCGAAGCTCGGCGACGGCTCGCTGTCGGTCATCGAGTCGCTGGGGGTGGCCGAGGCCAAGACCAAGACGCTGACCACGCGGCTGCGCGGGCTCGGCATCGACGGTCAGCCCACCCTGCTCGTCGTGGCCGAGGTGAACGACGCCCTGACCCGCGCCTCGCGCAACGTGCCGTGGCTGTCGGTGGAGCTGCCCGGTCACGCGTCGGTGTATCAAGTGATCCGAAGCGAGCGGGTGGTCTTCGAGAAGGCGGCGTTGCTCACCCTGCAGGAGACGCTCGAGCCATGA
- the rplW gene encoding 50S ribosomal protein L23, giving the protein MRDPRSVLVRPLMTEKSMQQKEAHNMVTFEVAVDANKVEIRHAVEKVFNVKVADVRTQAREGKWKRMGKFEGRRRSWKKAMVTLAPGHKIELVEGA; this is encoded by the coding sequence ATGAGGGATCCCCGGTCGGTGCTCGTTCGCCCGCTGATGACCGAGAAGAGCATGCAGCAGAAGGAAGCGCACAACATGGTCACCTTCGAGGTGGCGGTGGACGCCAACAAGGTGGAGATCCGCCACGCGGTGGAGAAGGTCTTCAACGTGAAGGTGGCCGACGTGCGCACCCAGGCCCGCGAGGGGAAGTGGAAGCGCATGGGGAAGTTCGAGGGCCGGCGCCGCAGCTGGAAGAAGGCGATGGTCACGCTCGCCCCCGGTCACAAGATCGAGCTCGTGGAGGGGGCATAG